One stretch of Streptomyces sp. R21 DNA includes these proteins:
- the lon gene encoding endopeptidase La: MAAESIPSTPLNLPVLPLDDEVVLPGMVVPLDLNDPDVRAAVEAAQAAARSTPGKPRVLLVPRIDGTYASTGVLGTVEQVGRLADGDPGALIRGRGRVRIGAGTTGPGAALWVEGTRVEETAPDPLPGHVTELVKEYKALATSWLRKRGAWQVVDRVTAIEDVSALADNSGYSPFLSIEQKVELLETADPVARLKLATEQLREHLAEQDVAESIAKDVQEGVDKQQREFLLRRQLEAVRKELRELNGDSTDGEESDDYRARVEAADLPEKVREAALKEVEKLERSSDQSPEGSWIRTWLDTVLELPWNERTEDEYDITGAQRVLDAEHAGLQDVKERITEYLAVRKRRSDRGLGVVGGRRGGAVLALVGPPGVGKTSLGESVAHAMGRKFVRVALGGVRDEAEIRGHRRTYVGALPGRIVRAIKEAGSMNPVVLLDEIDKVGSDFRGDPAAALLEVLDPAQNHTFRDHYLEVELDLSDVVFLATANVLEAIPEALLDRMELVRLDGYTEDEKVVIARDHLLPRQLERAGLEKAEVTLDESALRKLAGEYTREAGVRTLERAIARLLRKVAAQHELGERELPFTVTDGELRDLIGRPHHVPESAQDPAERRTAVPGVATGLAVTGAGGDVLFVEASLADPETGAAGLTLTGQLGDVMKESAQIALSFLRSRGAELELPVGDLKDRGVHIHFPAGAVPKDGPSAGVTMTTALASLLSGRLVRTDVAMTGEVSLTGRVLPIGGVKQKLLAAHRAGVTTVIIPKRNEPDLDDVPAEVLDKLDVHAVTDVRQVLELALAPATNGAGREVPVAA; encoded by the coding sequence ATGGCTGCCGAGTCCATTCCGTCCACGCCGCTCAACCTGCCCGTGCTGCCGCTCGACGACGAGGTCGTGCTGCCCGGAATGGTGGTGCCACTGGACCTGAACGACCCCGACGTACGCGCCGCTGTGGAGGCCGCCCAGGCCGCCGCGCGCTCCACGCCGGGCAAGCCGAGGGTGCTGCTGGTGCCGCGCATCGACGGGACGTACGCGAGCACGGGTGTGCTCGGCACCGTCGAGCAGGTCGGCCGGCTCGCCGACGGCGACCCGGGCGCGCTGATCCGCGGGCGCGGACGGGTGCGCATCGGCGCCGGCACCACCGGTCCCGGTGCCGCGCTCTGGGTCGAGGGCACCCGTGTCGAGGAGACCGCGCCCGACCCGCTGCCCGGCCACGTCACCGAACTCGTGAAGGAGTACAAGGCCCTCGCCACCAGCTGGCTGCGCAAGCGCGGCGCCTGGCAGGTCGTGGACCGTGTCACGGCGATCGAGGACGTCTCCGCGCTCGCCGACAACTCCGGCTACTCGCCCTTCCTCTCCATTGAGCAGAAGGTCGAGCTCCTCGAGACCGCCGACCCGGTCGCCCGGCTGAAGCTCGCCACCGAGCAGCTGCGCGAGCACCTCGCCGAGCAGGATGTCGCCGAGTCCATCGCCAAGGACGTACAGGAAGGCGTGGACAAGCAGCAGCGCGAGTTCCTGCTGCGCCGCCAGCTCGAAGCCGTCCGCAAGGAGCTGCGCGAGCTGAACGGCGACTCCACGGACGGCGAGGAGTCCGACGACTACCGGGCCCGCGTCGAGGCCGCCGACCTCCCCGAGAAGGTGCGCGAGGCCGCGCTCAAGGAAGTCGAGAAGCTGGAGCGCTCCAGCGACCAGTCGCCCGAGGGCTCCTGGATCCGCACCTGGCTCGACACCGTCCTCGAACTCCCTTGGAACGAGCGGACCGAGGACGAGTACGACATCACGGGCGCCCAGCGCGTGCTGGACGCCGAGCACGCCGGTCTGCAGGACGTGAAGGAGCGCATCACCGAGTACCTCGCGGTGCGCAAGCGGCGCTCCGACCGGGGCCTCGGCGTCGTCGGCGGGCGGCGCGGCGGCGCGGTGCTCGCGCTCGTCGGCCCTCCCGGCGTCGGCAAGACCTCGCTCGGCGAGTCCGTCGCCCACGCGATGGGACGCAAGTTCGTGCGCGTCGCGCTCGGCGGTGTACGGGACGAGGCGGAGATCCGCGGCCACCGGCGTACGTACGTCGGCGCACTGCCCGGCCGTATCGTCCGCGCCATCAAGGAGGCCGGGTCCATGAACCCGGTGGTCCTGCTCGACGAGATCGACAAGGTCGGCTCCGACTTCCGAGGCGACCCGGCCGCGGCCCTGCTCGAAGTCCTCGACCCCGCGCAGAACCACACCTTCCGGGACCACTACCTGGAGGTCGAACTCGACCTGAGCGACGTCGTGTTCCTCGCGACGGCGAACGTCCTGGAAGCCATTCCGGAGGCGCTCCTTGACCGTATGGAACTCGTCCGGCTCGACGGTTACACCGAGGACGAGAAGGTCGTCATCGCACGCGACCACCTGCTGCCCCGGCAGTTGGAGCGGGCCGGTCTGGAGAAGGCCGAAGTGACCCTGGACGAGAGCGCGTTGCGCAAGCTCGCCGGTGAGTACACGCGGGAAGCCGGTGTGCGCACCCTGGAGCGGGCCATCGCGCGGCTGCTGCGCAAGGTCGCGGCACAGCACGAACTCGGTGAGCGGGAGCTGCCGTTCACGGTGACCGACGGCGAGCTGCGCGACCTGATCGGGCGGCCGCACCATGTGCCCGAGTCCGCGCAGGACCCGGCGGAGCGCCGCACGGCGGTGCCCGGTGTCGCCACCGGTCTCGCGGTGACCGGCGCGGGCGGTGACGTCCTCTTCGTGGAGGCGTCGCTGGCCGATCCGGAGACGGGCGCGGCGGGTCTGACGCTGACGGGCCAGCTGGGTGACGTGATGAAGGAGTCCGCGCAGATCGCGCTGTCGTTCCTGCGCAGTCGCGGCGCCGAACTGGAGCTCCCCGTGGGCGATTTGAAGGACCGGGGCGTGCACATCCACTTCCCGGCGGGCGCGGTCCCGAAGGACGGGCCGAGCGCGGGTGTCACGATGACGACGGCACTGGCGTCGCTGCTGTCCGGACGGCTGGTCCGCACGGACGTGGCGATGACCGGCGAGGTCTCCCTCACCGGACGTGTCCTGCCCATCGGCGGCGTCAAGCAGAAGCTGCTCGCCGCGCACCGGGCCGGCGTCACCACCGTCATCATCCCCAAGCGCAACGAGCCCGACCTCGACGACGTCCCCGCCGAGGTCCTCGACAAGCTCGACGTGCACGCCGTCACGGACGTCCGCCAGGTCCTGGAGCTGGCGCTCGCCCCGGCGACGAACGGCGCGGGCCGGGAGGTTCCGGTGGCTGCCTGA
- a CDS encoding ATP-binding protein, with protein MSGLGEPSKSTGPWGGLRPFSIKTKLGALVVISVLITTGLSMIAVHTKTELRFITVFSMIATLLITQFVAHSLTAPLDDMNAVARSISHGDYTRRVRENRRDELGDLAETINVMADELEAQDRQRKELVANVSHELRTPIAGLRAVLENIVDGISAADPETMRTALKQTERLGRLVETLLDLSRLDNGVVPLKKRRFEVWPYLSGVLKEANMVASVRAGIASGSGSHTRTDVHLHLDVSPPELTTHADPERIHQVVANLIDNAVKHSPPHGRVTVKARRGTAPESLDLEVLDEGPGIPQSEWHRVFERFNRGGVPAPHGPGSDGGTGLGLAIARWAVDLHGGRIGVAESRRGCRIQVTLPGLPPLPS; from the coding sequence ATGAGCGGTCTCGGCGAGCCGAGCAAGAGCACGGGTCCTTGGGGCGGTCTGCGTCCCTTCTCGATCAAGACGAAGCTCGGGGCGCTCGTCGTCATCTCGGTGCTGATCACCACCGGGCTGTCGATGATCGCGGTGCACACCAAGACCGAGCTGCGCTTCATCACGGTCTTCTCGATGATCGCCACACTGCTGATAACGCAGTTCGTGGCGCATTCGCTCACCGCGCCGCTGGACGACATGAACGCGGTCGCCCGGTCCATCTCGCACGGCGACTACACGCGCCGGGTGCGGGAGAACCGCCGGGACGAGCTGGGCGACCTCGCCGAGACGATCAACGTCATGGCGGACGAGCTGGAGGCCCAGGACCGCCAGCGCAAGGAACTCGTGGCGAACGTCTCGCACGAGCTGCGTACGCCCATCGCGGGTCTGCGCGCGGTCCTGGAGAACATCGTGGACGGCATCTCCGCCGCCGACCCCGAGACGATGCGCACGGCCCTGAAGCAGACCGAGCGTCTCGGGCGTCTCGTCGAGACGCTCCTCGACCTCTCCCGGCTCGACAACGGCGTCGTACCACTGAAGAAGCGCCGCTTCGAGGTGTGGCCGTACCTGTCCGGGGTGCTGAAGGAGGCCAACATGGTCGCCTCCGTGCGCGCGGGCATCGCCTCGGGCTCCGGCAGCCACACGCGCACCGACGTCCATCTGCACCTCGACGTGTCCCCGCCCGAGCTGACCACGCACGCGGACCCCGAACGGATCCACCAGGTCGTCGCCAACCTGATCGACAACGCGGTCAAGCACAGCCCGCCGCACGGCCGCGTCACGGTGAAGGCCCGGCGCGGCACCGCCCCGGAGTCACTGGACCTGGAGGTCCTGGACGAGGGTCCCGGCATTCCGCAGTCGGAGTGGCACCGGGTCTTCGAGCGCTTCAACCGCGGCGGGGTCCCCGCGCCGCACGGACCGGGCAGCGACGGCGGTACGGGTCTGGGGCTGGCCATCGCCCGCTGGGCGGTGGATCTCCACGGCGGGCGGATCGGTGTGGCCGAATCCCGGCGCGGTTGCCGGATCCAGGTCACTCTTCCGGGACTCCCTCCGCTGCCGAGTTGA
- a CDS encoding response regulator transcription factor, with the protein MEQTHTSHNGTAAATQGAQRRVLVVEDDPTIVDAIAARLRAEGFLVQTAGDGPAAVDTAEAWQPDLLILDIMLPGFDGLEVCRRVQAQRPVPVLMLTARDDETDMLVGLGVGADDYMTKPFSMRELAARVHVLLRRVERAVVAASTPRSGILRLGELEIDHAQRRVRVRSEDVHLTPTEFDLLVCLANTPRAVLSREQLLAEVWDWADASGTRTVDSHIKALRRKIGAERIRTVHGVGYALETPTP; encoded by the coding sequence ATGGAGCAGACCCACACATCCCACAACGGCACGGCGGCGGCGACGCAGGGCGCACAGCGCCGGGTGCTGGTGGTCGAGGACGACCCGACGATCGTCGACGCCATCGCGGCCCGCCTGCGCGCCGAGGGTTTCCTCGTGCAGACCGCGGGCGACGGCCCGGCCGCCGTCGACACCGCCGAGGCCTGGCAGCCCGACCTGCTGATCCTCGACATCATGCTGCCCGGCTTCGACGGTCTGGAGGTCTGCCGCCGTGTGCAGGCCCAGCGCCCGGTGCCGGTGCTGATGCTCACCGCGCGCGACGACGAGACCGACATGCTGGTCGGGCTCGGTGTCGGCGCCGACGACTACATGACGAAGCCGTTCTCCATGCGGGAGCTGGCGGCGCGTGTGCACGTGCTGCTGCGCCGGGTGGAGCGCGCCGTCGTGGCCGCCTCGACGCCGCGCAGCGGGATCCTGCGCCTCGGCGAGCTGGAGATCGACCACGCGCAGCGCCGGGTGCGGGTGCGCAGCGAGGACGTCCACCTCACGCCCACCGAGTTCGACCTGCTGGTCTGCCTGGCGAACACCCCGCGTGCGGTGCTCTCCCGCGAGCAGCTGCTCGCCGAGGTGTGGGACTGGGCGGACGCGTCCGGCACCCGGACCGTGGACAGCCACATCAAGGCGCTGCGCCGGAAGATCGGCGCGGAGCGGATCCGCACGGTCCACGGCGTGGGCTACGCGTTGGAGACCCCGACTCCCTGA
- a CDS encoding multifunctional oxoglutarate decarboxylase/oxoglutarate dehydrogenase thiamine pyrophosphate-binding subunit/dihydrolipoyllysine-residue succinyltransferase subunit, producing the protein MSPQSPSNSSISTDDQAAGKNPAAAFGPNEWLVDEIYQQYLQDPNSVDRAWWDFFADYKPGAPAASAPAGTAAAGAAAPTTAAPAAPAAPAQAAPAAAPAAPAAPQPAAAAPAPAAAPAPAKAAPAAAKPAAAAKPAAAPATEAPAGPEYVTLRGPAGAVAKNMNASLEVPTATSVRAVPVKLLFDNRIVINNHLKRARGGKISFTHLIGYAMVQAIKAMPSMNYSFVEKDGKPTLVKPEHINFGLAIDLVKPNGDRQLVVAGIKKAETLNFFEFWQAYEDIVRRARDGKLGMDDFTGVTVSLTNPGGLGTVHSVPRLMPGQSVIMGVGSMDYPAEFQGTSQDTLNKLGISKVMTLTSTYDHRVIQGAASGEFLRIVANLLLGEGGFYDEIFEALRIPYEPVRWLKDIDASHDDDVTKAARVFELIHSYRVRGHVMADTDPLEYRQRKHPDLDITEHGLTLWDLEREFAVGGFAGKSLMKLRDILGVLRDSYCRTTGVEFMHIQDPKQRKWIQDRIERSHSKPEREEQLRILRRLNAAEAFETFLQTKYVGQKRFSLEGGESVIPLLDAVIDSAAESRLDEVVIGMAHRGRLNVLANIVGKSYAQIFREFEGNLDPKSMHGSGDVKYHLGAQGTFTGLDGEQIKVSLAANPSHLETVDPVIEGIVRAKQDIINKGGTDFTVLPVALHGDAAFAGQGVVAETLNMSQLRGYRTGGTVHIVINNQVGFTAAPESSRSSMYATDVARMIEAPIFHVNGDDPEAVVRVARLAFEFRQAFNKDVVIDLICYRRRGHNESDNPAFTQPLMYDLIDKKRSVRKLYTESLIGRGDITLEEAEQALQDFQGQLEKVFTEVREAVAAPSEAHVPDPQAEFPVAVTTAISQEVVKRIAESQVNIPDNVTVHPRLLPQLQRRAAMIEDGTIDWGMGETLAIGSLLLEGTPVRLSGQDSRRGTFGQRHAVLIDRQTGEDFTPLLYLSDEQARYNVYDSLLSEYAVMGFEYGYSLARPESLVLWEAQFGDFVNGAQTIVDEYISAAEQKWGQTSGVTLLLPHGYEGQGPDHSSARIERFLQLCAQNNMTVAQPTLPSNYFHLLRWQVHNPHHKPLVVFTPKSMLRLKAAASKAEEFTTGGFRPVIGDDSVDAAAVRKVVFCAGKLYYDLDGERKKRGITDTAIIRLERLYPLPGAEVQAEIAKYPNAEKYLWAQEEPANQGAWPFIALNLIDHLDLAVGADVPHGERLRRISRPHSSSPAVGSAKRHQAEQEQLVREVFEA; encoded by the coding sequence GTGTCGCCACAGTCCCCCAGTAACTCGAGCATCTCGACCGATGACCAAGCCGCCGGGAAGAACCCCGCCGCGGCGTTCGGTCCCAATGAGTGGCTCGTCGACGAGATCTATCAGCAGTACCTCCAGGACCCGAATTCGGTAGACCGAGCCTGGTGGGACTTCTTCGCCGACTACAAGCCGGGGGCTCCTGCCGCCTCGGCTCCGGCGGGTACTGCGGCCGCGGGGGCCGCAGCCCCCACCACCGCGGCTCCTGCCGCACCCGCGGCTCCGGCCCAGGCCGCGCCCGCGGCTGCTCCGGCCGCCCCTGCGGCGCCGCAGCCCGCTGCCGCCGCTCCGGCCCCGGCCGCTGCTCCGGCTCCGGCTAAGGCGGCTCCGGCCGCCGCCAAGCCTGCCGCTGCCGCGAAGCCGGCCGCCGCACCCGCGACCGAGGCCCCCGCGGGCCCCGAGTACGTGACGCTGCGCGGTCCCGCAGGTGCCGTCGCGAAGAACATGAACGCCTCGCTGGAGGTGCCCACGGCCACGTCCGTGCGCGCCGTCCCGGTGAAGCTGCTCTTCGACAACCGCATCGTCATCAACAATCACCTGAAGCGTGCCCGGGGCGGGAAGATCTCCTTCACCCACCTCATCGGCTACGCGATGGTGCAGGCCATCAAGGCCATGCCGTCGATGAACTACTCGTTCGTCGAGAAGGACGGCAAGCCGACCCTGGTCAAGCCGGAGCACATCAACTTCGGCCTCGCCATCGACCTGGTGAAGCCCAACGGCGACCGCCAGCTCGTGGTCGCGGGCATCAAGAAGGCCGAGACCCTGAACTTCTTCGAGTTCTGGCAGGCCTACGAGGACATCGTCCGGCGCGCCCGCGACGGCAAGCTCGGCATGGACGACTTCACCGGCGTCACGGTCTCGCTGACCAACCCCGGCGGCCTCGGCACCGTCCACTCGGTCCCGCGTCTGATGCCCGGACAGTCGGTCATCATGGGCGTCGGCTCCATGGACTACCCCGCGGAGTTCCAGGGAACCTCCCAGGACACCCTGAACAAGCTCGGCATCTCGAAGGTCATGACGCTCACGTCGACCTACGACCACCGGGTGATCCAGGGCGCCGCGTCCGGCGAGTTCCTGCGGATCGTCGCGAACCTCCTCCTCGGCGAGGGCGGCTTCTACGACGAGATCTTCGAGGCCCTGCGCATTCCCTACGAGCCGGTCCGCTGGCTCAAGGACATCGACGCCAGCCACGACGACGACGTCACGAAGGCCGCGCGCGTCTTCGAGCTGATCCACTCCTACCGGGTCCGCGGCCACGTCATGGCCGACACCGACCCGCTGGAGTACCGCCAGCGCAAGCACCCCGACCTGGACATCACCGAGCACGGCCTCACCCTGTGGGACCTGGAGCGGGAGTTCGCGGTCGGCGGCTTCGCCGGCAAGTCCCTGATGAAGCTGCGCGACATCCTCGGTGTGCTGCGCGACTCGTACTGCCGCACCACCGGCGTCGAGTTCATGCACATCCAGGACCCGAAGCAGCGCAAGTGGATCCAGGACCGGATCGAGCGCTCGCACTCCAAGCCGGAGCGCGAGGAGCAGCTGCGCATCCTGCGCCGGCTGAACGCGGCGGAGGCCTTCGAGACCTTCCTGCAGACGAAGTACGTCGGCCAGAAGCGCTTCAGCCTGGAGGGCGGCGAGTCCGTCATCCCGCTCCTTGACGCGGTCATCGACAGCGCGGCGGAATCCCGGCTCGACGAGGTCGTCATCGGCATGGCCCACCGCGGCCGGCTGAACGTCCTCGCCAACATCGTCGGCAAGTCGTACGCGCAGATCTTCCGCGAGTTCGAGGGCAACCTCGACCCGAAGTCGATGCACGGCTCCGGCGACGTGAAGTACCACCTGGGCGCCCAGGGCACCTTCACGGGCCTCGACGGCGAGCAGATCAAGGTCTCGCTGGCCGCCAACCCGTCCCACCTGGAGACGGTCGACCCGGTCATCGAGGGCATCGTCCGCGCCAAGCAGGACATCATCAACAAGGGCGGCACGGACTTCACGGTCCTGCCGGTCGCCCTGCACGGTGACGCGGCCTTCGCGGGCCAGGGTGTGGTCGCCGAGACGCTCAACATGTCGCAGCTGCGCGGTTACCGCACGGGCGGCACGGTCCACATCGTCATCAACAACCAGGTCGGCTTCACCGCCGCCCCGGAGTCGTCGCGCTCCTCCATGTACGCCACCGACGTGGCCCGCATGATCGAGGCGCCGATCTTCCACGTGAACGGCGACGACCCCGAGGCCGTCGTCCGTGTCGCACGGCTCGCGTTCGAGTTCCGTCAGGCGTTCAACAAGGACGTCGTGATCGACCTCATCTGCTACCGCCGCCGCGGTCACAACGAGTCGGACAACCCGGCGTTCACGCAGCCGCTGATGTACGACCTGATCGACAAGAAGCGCTCGGTGCGCAAGCTCTACACCGAGTCCCTCATCGGTCGCGGCGACATCACGCTGGAAGAGGCCGAGCAGGCGCTGCAGGACTTCCAGGGCCAGCTGGAGAAGGTCTTCACCGAGGTCCGCGAGGCCGTCGCGGCTCCGTCCGAGGCGCATGTCCCGGACCCGCAGGCCGAGTTCCCGGTGGCCGTGACGACCGCGATCTCCCAGGAGGTCGTCAAGCGCATCGCCGAGTCCCAGGTCAACATCCCCGACAACGTCACCGTGCACCCGCGTCTGCTGCCGCAGCTGCAGCGCCGCGCGGCGATGATCGAGGACGGCACGATCGACTGGGGCATGGGCGAGACCCTGGCCATCGGTTCGCTGCTCCTGGAGGGCACCCCGGTCCGCCTGTCGGGCCAGGACTCCCGACGGGGCACGTTCGGCCAGCGCCACGCGGTCCTCATCGACCGGCAGACGGGCGAGGACTTCACCCCGCTCCTCTACCTGTCGGACGAGCAGGCCCGCTACAACGTCTACGACTCCCTGCTCTCCGAGTACGCGGTCATGGGCTTCGAGTACGGCTACTCGCTGGCCCGTCCCGAGTCCCTCGTGCTGTGGGAGGCGCAGTTCGGCGACTTCGTCAACGGCGCGCAGACGATCGTCGACGAGTACATCTCGGCGGCGGAGCAGAAGTGGGGCCAGACGTCCGGCGTCACCCTGCTCCTCCCGCACGGCTACGAGGGCCAGGGCCCGGACCACTCGTCCGCGCGCATCGAGCGCTTCCTCCAGCTGTGCGCGCAGAACAACATGACGGTCGCCCAGCCGACGCTCCCGTCGAACTACTTCCACCTCCTGCGGTGGCAGGTGCACAACCCGCACCACAAGCCGCTGGTGGTCTTCACCCCGAAGTCGATGCTGCGTCTGAAGGCCGCCGCGTCGAAGGCGGAGGAGTTCACGACGGGCGGCTTCCGCCCCGTCATCGGCGACGACTCGGTCGACGCGGCCGCGGTCCGCAAGGTCGTCTTCTGCGCGGGCAAGCTGTACTACGACCTCGACGGCGAGCGGAAGAAGCGCGGCATCACGGACACCGCGATCATCCGCCTCGAGCGTCTGTACCCGCTGCCGGGTGCCGAGGTCCAGGCGGAGATCGCCAAGTACCCGAACGCCGAGAAGTACCTGTGGGCCCAGGAGGAGCCGGCGAACCAGGGTGCCTGGCCGTTCATCGCGCTCAACCTGATCGACCACCTGGACCTGGCGGTCGGCGCGGACGTCCCGCACGGCGAGCGCCTGCGCCGCATCTCGCGTCCGCACTCCTCCTCCCCCGCCGTCGGTTCCGCGAAGCGGCACCAGGCGGAGCAGGAGCAGCTGGTGCGTGAGGTGTTCGAGGCCTAG
- a CDS encoding GNAT family N-acetyltransferase: MTDKEILLAAYDDQMRGAPPNPPAGITHEQDGPLLRIVGQFRGFVGGPRDLGVRGAELDGLIARQRDFFAARGEAVEWKTRGHDVPADLTDRLRAAGFVPEERETVLVGSAADMAVGQPEPPRDVVLRQVTADADMHRIAALETAVWGDDMSWLAKDLIGRVAAAPDEIAVFVTEAGGEVVSAAWLVFRAGTEFAGLWGGSTLAEWRGRGIYRALVAVRAELAVTRGVKYLQVDASDDSSPILQRLGLHAVTTTTPYVWTPPAS, from the coding sequence GTGACAGACAAAGAGATCCTGCTCGCGGCCTACGACGACCAGATGCGCGGCGCTCCCCCGAACCCGCCCGCCGGAATCACCCACGAACAGGACGGGCCGCTGCTGCGGATCGTCGGCCAGTTCCGCGGCTTCGTCGGCGGGCCGCGCGACCTCGGTGTGCGGGGCGCGGAGCTGGACGGGCTGATCGCCCGGCAGCGCGACTTCTTCGCCGCGCGGGGCGAGGCCGTGGAGTGGAAGACCCGCGGGCACGACGTCCCGGCCGATCTCACCGACCGGCTGCGGGCCGCGGGCTTCGTGCCCGAGGAGCGCGAGACGGTGCTCGTCGGCTCCGCCGCGGACATGGCCGTAGGGCAGCCCGAGCCGCCGCGGGACGTGGTGCTGCGGCAGGTCACGGCGGACGCCGACATGCACCGCATCGCCGCCCTGGAGACGGCCGTCTGGGGCGACGACATGAGCTGGCTGGCCAAGGATCTGATCGGCCGGGTCGCCGCCGCTCCCGACGAGATCGCCGTGTTCGTCACCGAGGCCGGTGGCGAGGTCGTCTCGGCGGCCTGGCTGGTCTTCCGCGCGGGGACGGAGTTCGCCGGTCTCTGGGGCGGTTCGACGCTCGCCGAGTGGCGGGGCCGGGGCATCTACCGCGCCCTCGTCGCCGTCCGCGCCGAACTCGCCGTCACCCGCGGCGTGAAGTACCTGCAGGTGGACGCCTCGGACGACAGCTCCCCCATCCTCCAGCGGCTGGGCCTGCACGCGGTGACGACCACCACTCCGTACGTCTGGACACCGCCCGCCTCCTGA
- a CDS encoding spermidine synthase has product MATSYDIPEVIDRREGPYGEVVLRRHGTLLQIIANGCFLMDTSDGRSERLLVDAALDALDGRAAPSLLIGGLGVGFSLAHAAGGPGWGRISVVERERAVIDWHREGPLAELSSRALADPRTEIVEADLISYVNETSATYDALCLDIDNGPGWTVTEGNDGLYSAAGLASCARMLRPGGVLAVWSAQPSPEFEGSLWNAGFQRVRTEEIPVARGVPDVVHLAVRPG; this is encoded by the coding sequence ATGGCCACCTCGTACGACATTCCGGAAGTCATCGACCGTCGCGAGGGCCCCTACGGCGAGGTCGTGCTGCGGCGCCACGGGACGCTGCTGCAGATCATCGCCAACGGGTGCTTCCTGATGGACACATCGGACGGCCGCTCGGAGCGGCTGCTGGTCGACGCCGCCCTGGACGCCCTGGACGGGCGCGCGGCGCCGAGCCTGCTCATCGGCGGACTCGGCGTGGGCTTCTCGCTCGCACACGCCGCGGGCGGCCCCGGGTGGGGGCGGATCAGCGTGGTGGAGCGCGAGCGGGCCGTCATCGACTGGCATCGCGAGGGACCGCTGGCCGAGCTGTCCTCCCGGGCGCTCGCCGACCCGCGCACCGAGATCGTGGAAGCCGACTTGATCAGTTACGTCAATGAGACTTCCGCCACGTACGACGCCCTGTGCCTGGACATCGACAACGGGCCCGGCTGGACGGTCACGGAGGGCAACGACGGCCTCTACTCGGCGGCCGGACTGGCAAGCTGCGCACGGATGTTGAGGCCCGGCGGGGTACTCGCCGTGTGGTCGGCCCAGCCCTCTCCGGAATTTGAAGGAAGTTTGTGGAATGCCGGGTTCCAACGGGTGCGTACCGAAGAGATCCCGGTTGCCCGGGGCGTTCCGGACGTCGTCCACCTCGCGGTCCGACCTGGATAG
- a CDS encoding rhomboid-like protein, with product MDTAHRTAPATPDIAEDAPPFPLLDGIPQQRAAAPVAADAPLAGDGLTGGADSDPVAASGPEEAAVAAPADPLARLRTLRPWRLLPTPTGTPFTFFYAVVLGLVSVVSEHIDPALVHSLRQGSSTDVAHLLSDPMLVLPASALWIVGGLTSPYAIVFLLVLTALERRTGATYAAGVFLLGHVLATLATEVPVGVAVWAGHLPDSSLHRLDYGISFGVAASVGALAGLLTPWLRWPLLTVFGATLLDDLIAFTDPLTNWGHLLALATGIATWPLLRRRRR from the coding sequence TTGGACACCGCGCACCGGACCGCGCCCGCGACGCCCGACATCGCCGAGGACGCGCCGCCCTTCCCGCTGCTGGACGGCATCCCGCAGCAGCGCGCGGCGGCACCGGTCGCCGCGGACGCTCCCCTCGCCGGCGACGGCCTCACGGGCGGGGCGGATTCGGACCCCGTCGCCGCGAGCGGCCCTGAAGAGGCCGCCGTTGCGGCGCCCGCCGACCCCCTCGCCCGGCTCCGCACGCTGCGCCCCTGGCGGCTGCTGCCCACCCCCACGGGCACGCCGTTCACCTTCTTCTACGCCGTCGTCCTCGGCCTCGTCTCGGTCGTCTCCGAGCACATCGACCCCGCACTCGTGCACAGCCTGCGCCAGGGCTCCAGCACGGACGTCGCCCACCTCCTGAGCGACCCGATGCTGGTGCTGCCCGCCAGCGCCCTGTGGATCGTGGGCGGCCTGACCTCGCCGTACGCGATCGTGTTCCTGCTCGTCCTCACCGCCCTGGAACGGCGGACGGGCGCCACATACGCGGCGGGTGTCTTCCTGCTGGGCCATGTGCTCGCGACCCTCGCCACCGAGGTCCCGGTCGGTGTCGCCGTCTGGGCCGGCCACCTTCCCGACAGTTCTCTGCACCGCCTCGACTACGGCATCAGCTTCGGTGTCGCGGCGAGCGTGGGCGCGCTGGCCGGGCTGCTGACGCCGTGGCTGCGCTGGCCGCTGCTGACCGTCTTCGGCGCTACGCTCCTCGACGACCTCATCGCGTTCACGGACCCGCTGACGAACTGGGGCCACCTGCTGGCCCTGGCGACCGGCATCGCGACCTGGCCACTGCTGCGACGCCGGCGGCGGTGA